A part of Phoenix dactylifera cultivar Barhee BC4 chromosome 2, palm_55x_up_171113_PBpolish2nd_filt_p, whole genome shotgun sequence genomic DNA contains:
- the LOC103706877 gene encoding probable serine acetyltransferase 2 isoform X3, with translation MSCGCVVLQEVEDGEEAKSKTRVSSSSSSSSSLGPRRCRSESMFPMYAMGNWRPNAISRTILDSAGDSIWDSVRAESKSEAEREPILSSFLYASVLSHDCLERALGFVLANRLQNPTLLDTQLIDIFDDVMMKDRGIQRAIRLDAQAFKDRDPACASHSWALLYLKGYHSLQSYRIAHALWNQGRTVLALALQSRISEVFAVDIHPAARIGEGILLDHGTGLVIGETAVVGNWVSLMQGVTLGGTGKQTGDRHPKIGQGALIGAGATILGNIVVGVGAMIAAGSLVLKDVPPHRWSRDVIVHIWYVTRICKFMCGCY, from the exons ATGTCGTGCGGATGCGTTGTTCTCCAAGAAGTGGAAGACGGCGAGGAGGCCAAGTCCAAGACcagggtttcttcttcttcttcttcttcttcttccttgggcccTCGGAGATGCCGGTCGGAGAGCATGTTCCCCATGTACGCCATGGGGAATTGGAGGCCCAATGCGATATCCCGGACGATCCTCGATTCTGCCGGCGATTCCATTTGGGATTCCGTGAGAGCGGAATCGAAGTCCGAG GCTGAGAGGGAGCCAATTTTAAGTAGTTTTTTGTATGCCAGTGTTTTATCTCATGATTGTTTGGAGCGGGCATTGGGGTTTGTACTTGCCAACAGGCTCCAGAACCCGACACTACTGGATACTCAACTAATAGACATTTTTGATGATGTTATGATGAAGGATAGAGGTATTCAACGTGCCATTCGCCTAGATGCTCAG GCATTCAAAGATAGGGATCCTGCATGTGCGTCACATAGCTGGGCACTATTATATCTTAAG GGTTACCATTCTCTTCAGTCATATCGTATAGCACATGCATTGTGGAACCAAGGACGTACAGTCTTAGCCTTAGCATTGCAAAGTCGAATTAGTGAG GTCTTTGCTGTAGATATACATCCAG CTGCAAGAATTGGAGAGGGAATATTATTGGATCATGGAACGGGTTTGGTTATTGGTGAGACCGCTGTTGTAGGAAATTGGGTTTCTCTAATGCAG GGTGTTACCTTAGGAGGGACTGGTAAGCAAACTGGAGATCGACACCCTAAAATAGGTCAAGGTGCTCTAATTGGAGCTGGTGCGACAATCCTTGGTAATATTGTAGTAGGTGTTGGTGCTATGATTGCAGCTGGTTCCCTTGTATTAAAGGATGTGCCTCCCCACAG
- the LOC103706876 gene encoding G2/mitotic-specific cyclin-2-like yields MDTVDENHLGMTKPANFQDMGNRRALRDIRNLVGAPPYPRQVGKRGLTEFLTSSSKNRIDDKNLTFEGRRPITRKFSASLANKSQLYHQETGGGHELVGIDRQKKPAPSVLSLNSLGTCTAARDVDDHKSVNELPLPMVVETEEMDNSDLKEVEMEDLVLIPDIDSCDSKNPLAVVDYVEDIYNFYRQTEIAGCVNPNYMSNQFDINEKMRAILIDWLIEVHYKFELMNQTLFLTVNIIDRFLAKQTVNRKKLQLVGVTAMLLACKYEEVSVPVVEDLILISDRAYTREEVLQMESLMVDTLQFNMSVPTPYVFMRRFLKAAQSDKQLEFLSFFIIELGLVEYQMLKFRPSLLAAAAVFTAHCTLKGFKHWSRTSELHTSYSEDQLLECSRLMVDFHQKAGNGKLTGVHRKYSTFKFGYAAKAEPALFLLDSRS; encoded by the exons ATGGATACAGTTGATGAGAATCATCTGGGCATGACCAAACCTGCTAATTTCCAAG ACATGGGAAATCGTCGAGCATTGAGGGATATCAGGAATTTGGTTGGCGCTCCCCCGTATCCTCGTCAAGTTGGCAAGAGGGGATTGACAGA atTTCTGACGTCTTCCAGCAAGAACAGAATAGATGATAAGAATTTAACCTTTGAGGGCCGACGGCCAATCACTAG GAAATTTTCTGCTTCCCTGGCAAACAAATCACAGCTTTATCATCAG GAAACTGGCGGTGGGCATGAGCTTGTAGGGATTGACAGACAGAAAAAACCAGCCCCATCCGTCCTTAGTTTGAATAGTTTGGGTACTTGTACTGCTGCCAGAGATGTGGATGACCATAAGTCGGTCAATGAGCTGCCATTGCCTATGGTTGTGGAAACAGAAGAAATG GATAACTCTGATCTCAAGGAGGTTGAAATGGAGGATCTTGTATTAATTCCAGATATCGACAGCTGCGACTCTAAGAATCCACTTGCGGTTGTGGATTATGTGGAAGACATATATAACTTCTACAGACAAACTGAG ATTGCAGGATGCGTCAACCCTAATTACATGTCAAACCAGTTTGACATCAATGAAAAGATGCGAGCTATCCTCATTGACTGGCTGATAGAG GTGCACTACAAATTTGAGCTAATGAATCAGACGCTCTTTCTCACGGTAAACATTATAGACAGATTCTTAGCAAAGCAGACAGTAAATAGGAAGAAGCTTCAGTTGGTTGGCGTCACAGCCATGCTTCTTGCTTGTAAGTATGAGGAAGTCTCAGTTCCAGTTGTGGAAGATCTGATCCTAATTTCTGATCGAGCTTACACGAGGGAAGAAGTTCTTCAAATG GAAAGTTTGATGGTCGACACCTTGCAGTTCAACATGTCTGTACCAACTCCTTATGTTTTTATGCGAAGGTTTCTTAAAGCAGCTCAGTCTGATAAGCAG CTGgaattcctttcctttttcatcaTTGAGCTCGGTCTAGTTGAGTACCAAATGCTCAAGTTCCGCCCTTCGTTGCTAGCTGCTGCTGCGGTCTTCACTGCTCATTGTACTCTTAAAGGGTTCAAGCATTGGTCTAGGACTAGTGAGCTACATACTAGCTATTCAGAAGATCAGCTTCT TGAGTGCTCTAGGTTAATGGTGGATTTCCACCAGAAGGCTGGAAATGGAAAGCTCACTGGGGTACACAGAAAATATAGtactttcaagtttggatatgCTGCAAAAGCTGAACCAGCACTCTTTCTGTTGGACTCGAGATCATAG